The DNA region CGTCACGCGGCCGGCGGTCGCCCCGCCGGGCGTCTCAACCTTGATTCCCCCTACGCCGCCGCCAACCGTAGCGCCGCCGACCCCCACGCTGCCGCCGCCTCCGCCAACGGTGATGGTGGTTCCCCGATCCGTGGTAAAGGTTCGCGAACCGCCCGAGCCTCCGGTCGCAGGGAGTTGCCCAGCGGTTGCGCGACCCGGTGAACTCGATCCTGCAGCCCGCCCGGCGCCGGCAGACGCCCCTCCGGAGATGCCCAAGAAGCCGTTCAGGTCTCCTTGGCTTGGCCGCGAGAAATTAGACGCTGGCCGCCCGGGCGACGCTCCTGCGCCTACGCCGCTTGTGACGCCTCCCCCCCCGGGGCGTTGGGCAACGCCGGATCCTACCGACGGACGAGCGCCGGTAGTGGGCCGGGAGACGGTCGCCGGGCGTGAGGCGGGTCGGGCCGAGGACATGGAGGGCGCCGCCGAAGGCATGCGGCTCATCGACGGGCTGCGATTCACCGGCGCCGGTCTGGAGACCCCGCCGCCAGAATAGCCCCCGCCGCCTGAGAAGCCCCCGCCGCCTGAAAAGCCCCCGCCGCCCCCAGAGAAACCACCGCCGCCACGGCCGCCGCCGCCGCCGCCACCACCGCGGCCTCCCCGGGCATGGGCCTCGCTGGCCGTCGCCAACACGGTCAACACCACCATCACTGCGAACGCGGATTTCTGGAACATGCTACTTTCCCTCACTTGATAGTTCTTGCAACACTTCCGCCGACGCGTCCGTGGATTGCCGGTGGACGGAGATTTCCTGGATGTCGGCCTGCGGCTCGCCATCGATCTGCCGATCAATAGAACTCCACGTGAACGCGCTCTCATCAACCGGAGCGTAGATGCTCGTGGCCGACGCGCGCGACCCATCGCTGAGCGTTGACCTCGTCTTCACCATCCACCGCTCCCCGGCGCGCCGCCAGACCCCTTCTGCGTACCCGCCCTCGGAGTCGAAGACCCACGAGCGGATCTGCCGTGCGACCGGATCCCATCCGACGACCTGCGTCCCTTCCAACTCGACTCGGTCGGCGACGCTGACGCTGAAGTTGTTGGTCAGGAAGTGTCCGTTCTTGGCCCATTGCCAGCGGGAGCGTGTGGTGGCGTCCTCGGCCTCGTCGGCCCATTCCCCGACGAGCCACGCGAGCTGATTGAGCTCGTTGGGCTCGGCCGACGCCCCCGGCGCGTCCGTTTCCCGAACGCTATTTAGGAACCACTCGCCGTTCTTCTTTGCATGGATGGCGGTGTACGTGCTGCCGACCACGCCGCCGTCGGCCGTGACGATCTCGGCGGTCCCGTCTTCGATGGCCACGTCGGGGGTCACCAGACGAATCGAATCGATCGTGACCGAGAGCCGGGACGCCTCGCCGGACTCGAACATGCCGGCGAACATCTCGCGGATCGCCGGTCGCCCCTCGACCGGCTGGCCGGTCTCGCGGTTCAGGTAGACGGCGTCCTCGGCCCAACAGCCCGCGAGCGCCGCGGCGTCATGCCGATTGTAGGCGGCCACGTAGGCGTCCACGCGCTGGCGTATCGATGCGGCGTCGTCGCTCGATTCGGGGCCTGAGTCGGCGCCCCTTGCGGTGGTGCATGCCACGGCTGTCCAAACGGCCAATAGTGCAACTGCTTTCATGTCGTGCCTCCGTCAGTGATGGGCCTACCTGGAGCGTCGAGGTGCGGCGATGGTCAGATAGTCTACTACGCGCCGGGGACCATGCATCGGCAACCCTGGGCGCCTAGCCCCCGCGGACGCGTTCTCGATTATATCAAGGGTTGAAGGTACCGGCGCCCGACCGGCGTAGGCGATGTGGATCCATTCTACGAGGGCCTCGCAGGCCCGTCGAATCCGAGCCCGCGCGGGACAACGGCTGCCCGCAGGCGTCGGTGCAAAGGAGGTCACCGCCGCGTGGCGCCAGCGGCCGCACTCCCAATCCCACATCCAACAGCTTCCACACTATCGCAAGCCTGCAAGGCCGTGCTGCTCGATTGTTCCAAGTGTAGCGTGTCGGGCGAGCGACGCATGGACGCGCCGACCAATTTCGTGGTGATCGTTGAACAGGAGAAAAGTCGCAAGAAAGCCGTCGCCAAGCAGGCCCGGCCAATCCATCCCCATGTCCCAAACGGCGCCTGCTTAGCTTAGCACGCCGCCTGCGCCGAAGGACTTCGCCCCCTCGCCACCAGTGGTGGAGTATGCGATTGGGCGCACCTAGCTGTCCATTACTGCGAGACGGGCTACAGGATCGGGTCGAGATTGCGCCCCGGTCCCAAGGGGTTTCTGGAAAGATCGTAGCCCTACTTCTTGCTTAAAAGCGGTTGGGCCGTGACCTCTGCTCACACGGGGAGCTTGTTGGACGTACTGGCTCCGGTTCCCGATCCGCGTAGGGCTCAAGGAGAACGCCACCAGGGCCCAACTGCGCCCCAGCGGGCGCGTGGGGGCCCCTGATGGGGCTCTGGGGGCAGGGGTGCGCCGGGCTACCCTCTGCATGAGTGATCGCGGGCGCCAACTGGCCGCTCAACCCGCAATGACGCGGCTCCCCAATGGACGCCTTCGGCAACCTTGCCCTGATGCACCCGCTGGTGGCCGCAGCTAGTCCTCCCCAGCCTGCTGCGGCGGCAGCTGCCGTTCACGCCATGCACGCCTACCGTGCACGCCGCATACGCCGGGTCCTCTAATTAATAGTCTTATCTAATAGTAGTAGGGGGTAAGGTGGCTTCCGGGGGACAGGAAGCGGCCGGGTGGATAGCGGGAGATAGAAAGCAACAGCGACCAGCCGTTACGATGCCAAACGGCTGGGAAGCAGCCCCCAGAGAATCACGCAAGTCTTAAGGGATTCTAGCATCGAGCACACGCCATGGCCCGACGCTTGCGGACCGGCAAGAATCCAAGCAGTCCCAATAGGCCAAGTAGCGTGAGCGATCCGGGCTCAGGGGTCGTGATCACCCGGCGGTCACTGGATGTCCCCACCCATTCCACCAGGGCGCCGCTGGCGTCGGTCAGGTACACGTTGAGGACTGCATCGCTTCCGGCGGTTGGCGTGAACACAGTGCCCAAGGACGGCGGCAGCCCGTCAAAGGACGCTTCGAACGCAAAATTCTGAGCCGGATCCGTGACCAGGACGATGCCGGCGAGCGGGCCGCTCAAGAACTCAAAGGCAAAGCTGCTCCCCGTCAGGAACACGTCGCCGGACACGAAGCTGGAGGGCGCACCCGTCGAGAAGCCGGGGTCGGTGGGGTCCTGCACGACGTTGGTGATGACTCCCGAGTAGTCGGCGCCGGTAAACGGACCGACCGCGCCAAAGCGGTAGTCACCCAACGCGTTGCTGCCTTCGAAGGCCCACCCCGTGAGTGTCAGGTCGATGGAGTCGCCTACCTGCGTCTCGCGGACGATCCCGGCGCTGGATACGCCAAACAAGTCGTCGAAGAACAGCTCCTGACCGGTCGGGTTGATCGACGCCGTTGCGAACACCGTGACGTCCTGGATCGCCTTAGCGCCGGGGAACAAGGTCGTGCCGGCTTGGATGGGGTCAGCGTGCGCCGCACTCCCAAACGGTAACAGGAAAATCAGTGTGCAACTGACAGCCAAAACGAGCCGTCCAATGCGATTGTCGCTGGGGCGTCGGCGTCCAGATTCTTCCATTTCACAAGTTCCTTGGATCATGGTGCTGCTCCGGGTCCGCGAAGACAGAGGAATTCCCGAGCTACGTCGCGCGGATCGTTCGCCGTAGCGGGAAGAGTGGCTCTTGGGTTTACCGAAGACCCGGCCGACAGACGCGTCAAGCGTGTAGATAGCGCTCCGCACGCAGAGGCGGAGCGGGAGATGGGGAGGCCGACGCCGCTGGAGGCGAGTAGCGGGCTGGCAGCGGCGGGCGAGGAACAAGAGGGGCGGTTCACGAGCGCTCTCGAAGCTAAAACTCAAAGGGGGATACGCTCGCGTCAACTACCCCCAGGCAGCCGCCAACTGCACGGGCTCGGTCGCGTGCTCTCTTGCTCGCACCTGCTTCGACGTTGGGCCGCTCCCGCCCGCTCGCCGTTCCATCAGACGCCGCAGTGTAGCCCCGGTTCCAGCCGGGTCAATCATCCATTTGATGGCCTCGGGGCGGTCCAGGTCGGCGTCTGATCCGCTGGACGGCGCCGTTGCGGCCGCCTGCGCTCACAGCGTGCTGGGCGCGCACAGGCGCGTCGGGCCGCCCTAGCGCCTTCCCAGCCGCGCAAGGGTCCGGAGGCGCCGCAATGGGCGCGTGGGGGCCTGTGGGCGGCCTCCAGATCTGCCGCCTTCGGCTGGCCAGAGGTTCGCGATGCGGCGACCGACTCTCGCTAGCGCCGGCATGCCACCACGCGGGACCGGCTCGAGCGCACCGCTGTTGCGGCCAGCGCCCAGCTTGATTGGTTCATCCCGCGGCTCCTGACGCGGATCTCGCCCTTGGGCGTGGTGAATGTAGCGCCTTTCATCAGGGGCGGCCTCTCTTGGATTGGATTGTTTGCGGCTACTCGGCATCCAGCGAAGCGACCAAGCCGGTCCCTTCGAGTATATTCAGTTCAGAACGTGCAACATGACTCCCCCCGCGGGGTGGGCAACCCCCACGTGGAGTGGCGCATTTCCGATGCCTCAAGCGGCTTGTGGACGTGACAAACGAGGCGCCACGTCGCTAGAATCGAGGTCAGACGCGGTCTCCTCTTCTCCCGCGGTGCAATTGCGATGCCCATGCTTCGATCGGCTGCCGTTTTCGTGCTGCTGCCCGCAGCTCTCTTGCGGGGCGCAGACGACGCCAAGCATTGGGCGTTTGAGCCCCTTCGCGACCCTGCGCCGCCGACCACCTCGGGAGACGCTTGGTCGCGGACGGAAGTCGACCGCTTCCTCCGCGCCCGCCAGCTGGCGGCGGGGCTGACGCCCAACCCCGAGGCCGATCGCCGCACGCTGATCCGCCGCGCAACCTACGACCTGCACGGGCTGCCTCCTACGCCCAAAGAGGTCGAGGCGTTCGTCTCCGACCCGGCGACCGACGCCTACGACCGGCTCATCGATCGCTTGCTCGCTAGCCCGCGATACGGCGAGCGGTGGGGTCGGCACTGGCTCGACCTCGCCCGCTACGGCGACAGCATGGGCTACCGCTACGACGACGACACACCCGGCGCTTACCACTACCGCGACTTCGTGATCCGCGCCCTCAACGCCGACATGCCCTACGACCGGTTCGTCGGCTGGCAGATCGCCGGCGACGAGCTGGCGCCGGGCGACCCCGACGCGCTGGCAGCCACGGGCCTGGCCGCGGTTGGCCCCAAGGAACGCATCGAGGGGACCAAGACCAACCGCCTCATCACGCGCTACGACGAGCTAGACGACATTGTCTCGACCGTCGGCTCGGGGATGCTCGGCCTGACCGTCGGCTGCGCCCGCTGCCACGACCACAAGAACGACCCGGTCACGCAGGCGGAGTACTACGGCCTGGTTGGCGTCTTCCTGAGCGGCGCGCGGGGCGAAAGAGAGCTGACAGACCGCGACGCAGCAAAGCAGCTCGCCACTTGGCGGACACGCAGCGCGGAGCTGGACCACGCGCTGGCCGAGTGGGTGGAAATGAGTGGCCCCGAAGCGGCCCGGCTCGTCGCCGAGCAGCGGAGGTTAATCGAGCAGGAGTCGCTCGCGCTGCTGGAACAGATTCGGCCGAAGGGGCCGGCAGGCAAGAGTCTGACCGAGGCGCGTCTCCGCCAGATCATGATCAACCGCGGCGACAAGCTGCTCAGCAAGCAGGCCCAGCGGCGGTATTTGGAGATCGACGCTTTGCTGGGCGGAGGGCGGGCGCTGCTTGTGAGCCTGGCCGGCCCGCTCCGCGACGCGGCGCCCGTTGCAATGCGTGAGCGGCTCGACGGGCTGCTGGCCGAACACCGGGGGGCGATTGCCGCACAGCCCCCGGCCCCGCCGAAGGCGTTGGTGTACGTCGATCAGTCTGCCCAGCCGACCCCGAGCCCGCTGATGGCGCGCGGCAGCATTGAGAACCCCGAGGCGCCGGTCCCGACAAACGCCTTCCTGCACGCCCTTACCGGCACGCAGTTCGTATCGTTGCAGCGACCCGCCGAGGCGAAGACCACCCACCAGCGTGCCGCCCTCGCGCACTGGATGACCGACGTCGATGCGGGCGGCGGCGCGTTGCTGGCCCGCGTGATGGCCAACCGGCTGTGGCACCACCATTTCGGTGAGGGACTGGTGCGCACCCCGAGCGACTTCGGCATCGCTGGCGATATGCCCGCTGCGCCCGAGCTGCTCGACTGGCTCGCCGGCGAGCTGGTCCGACGGCACTGGTCGCTCAAGGCGATGCACCGGCTCATCATGCAGAGCGCGGTCTACCGCCAGACCGGCCAACAATCGCCCGAGGCCGCCCGATCTGACCCCGAGAACCGCCTCTGGAGCCGCAAGCCCGCGGTGCGGCTGGAGTCCGAGGCGCTCCGCGACGCCATGCTGCTCATCGTGGGCAAGCTGAACGACGAGATGTACGGCCCCCCCGTCCGGCTGCCGATCCCCAAGGTAATGCAGCTCTCGATGGTCGCCAAACCCTACCCCAGCACTGCGCCCGAGAGCGTGCAGCTCTACCGCCGCACGGTCTACGCGTTCGTGAAACGGACCGTCCCCAACCCGCTGACGCAAACCTTCGACGGCGCCGACCCCAGCGCGAGCTGCGGCTGCCGCATTCAGACCACCGTGGCGCCCCAGGCGCTGTTGCTGATGAACAACGAGTTCGTCCGCGACTGCGGCGCCCGACTCGCCGAGCGCGTGGTAAACGAAGTGGGCGCAGACCCGACAGCACAGCTCGACCGCGCCTACGAGCTAGCCCTCAACCGCCCACCGACCGTGGATGAGCGGGCCGAGTGCTTGGCGTTCCTCGAGCAACAGGCCGGTTTGCGGGAGGGAAAGCAGCAGGCGGCGCTGGCAGATATGTGTCAATTGCTGTTCGCGCTGAACGAGTTTCACTACATCGACTAGGAAGAAAACCCAACCAAAAAGGACGCCAAGAAGCACGAAGGAAAAGGAAGCACCAGTGCGTCCTCCGTGCGCCGTGGCGTCCTTGGTGGTTTGCCTACTCTTCATCCGACGATTTCAATCATGCCCAACCTCTGCAACTCTGGCCAATCTTCGTTCCTATCGCGGCGCGACATGCTGCGCGGCGCCGGCATGGGGCTGGGGGCGCTCGCGCTGGCCGACTTGATGGGGGGAGGGGCGTCTGCTTCGACCGTCGCTAACCCCGCTCGGGCCAAGCCGACCCGCACCGCTCCCAAGGCGAAGTCGATCATCTGGCTCTTCCAGGAAGGGGGGCCGAGCGCGTTCGACCTGTTCGACCCCAAGCCCATGCTCACTCGCCGCGCCGGCCAGCAACTGCCGGGGGTCGATCCCTTCTTCGGCAGCCCCGGGCCGCTGATGAAGTCGCCCTACAAGTTCGCGCAGTACGGAGAATCGGGGGCGTGGGTCTCCGACGTGATGCCGGAGATCACGGCTTGCGTCGATGACATTGCGTTTATTAAGAGCATGCACTGTGAGTCGAACAGCCACGCCCCGGCGATGTACCAGATGAACACCGGGTACGCCCGTCCCGGGTTCCCGAGCGCGGGCGCCTGGGTCACCTACGGGCTGGGCTCGGAGAACACAGACCTGCCCGGCTTTGTGGTGCTACCCAAGCAAGTTGGCTCGAAGGGGGGCGCGCTGAACTGGGGCGCCGGGTTCCTCCCCAGCGCGTTCCAGGGGACTACCTTCCGTGGCGGGGGCCAACCAATCCTTAACCTCCGCCGCCCCGCCGATCTTTCCGACGCTCAGCAACGCGCCCAACTCGACCTGGCGCTGCGGCTCAACCAGCAGCACCTGGAAGCCCACCCGGCGGAGCGCGACCTCGAGGCCCGCATCGCCAGCTTCGAGCTGGCGTACCGTATGCAGTTCGAGGCGGCCCGCGCCGTTGATCTGAGCGAGGAGACCACGGCCACCAAGCAGATGTACGGTATGGAAGAAGAACCGACCCGCGACTACGGCCAGAAGCTGCTGCTGGCCCGCCGGCTGGTGGAGCGTGGCGTGCGGTTCGTGCAGGCCTACCCTGCGGACCACTGGGACGCCCACGACAATCTCAGAAAGAACCACGACGAGCTGGCGCGGATGACGGACAAGCCGGTCGCGGCGCTGCTGAAGGACCTCAAGCAGCGAGGCCTACTCGAAACAACGCTGGTGGTTTGGGGGGGAGAGTTCGGCCGGCTGCCCGTTTCTCAAAAAGGGGTCGGTCGCGACCACAACCCGTACGGATTCCTGGTCTGGATGGCCGGCGGCGGCGTCCTTGGGGGGACCAGCGTGGGGGAGACCGACGACTTCGGCTACCACGTCGCCCAGCACCCCGTCAGCGTCCCCGACCTGCACGCCACGGTCTTGCACCTGATGGGGATCCAGCACGAACGCCTGACCTACCACCACAGCGGACGCAATTTCCGCCTGACCGACGTGTCAGGCGAGGTCATCACGCCGATCCTGGCGTAGTGGCCGCCGGGCGGGGCAAGAACGCATAGAGCAGCAACAGAAGCGTCAGCGTGATGGCTCGCGTCATCCGAGTTGTCGCGGGAAGTGGTTCGATGAGCCGAGGGAGTGGTCGCCTCTGCGACAGACGCTCCGAGGGCCCCGGTAGTTACCTCGCTGCCTAAGAATCCAGGACAGGGAGTTGAGCAGTAGAGACATCATGCTGGGCTCCAGCCGATGCGGTCGGCGGGGGCCCTGACGGGCGGGGCCTGCCGGTCGCGGTGAGTGGACCTGGGCTGCGAAGAGCTGCTCGATGACACCAGGATCTTGTGGGCGCCGCTTCGGTCACCTGCGCCCACAGCGCGCTGCGCGCCCCCAGGCGCGTTGGGCCGCCCTAGCGCCCTCCCCGCCCCGCTAGGGCCCAGGTGCGCCACAGCGGGCGCGTGGGGGGCCCCTGGCGAGTGCCTGGGGAGGCCCGTCTCTCCGTCGACGCCAAGCCGCTGGCTAGTTAGCGCCCCAAACGCCGGCAGTTGCCCCGAAGAGGCGCACATCCCGGGCGTGCCGGCTCATCCCCAATCCACGCTCGATCCATTGGGCGTGATCAGCACCTTCCCATCCGTCATATTCTGGACGTAGTGCTCGAGCCCCTCGACGGCGCCATCGAGTCCTACGCGGCGCTGGACCTGGGTGCCAATCCGCCCCTCGATGATTAGCTTCTGCACCCGCCCCGCGGCACGGAGGATCCCCAGGGCGCCCTGCTGCTTCAGCCAGGCCCCCAGGAAGAAACCCCGCAGCTGCTTGTCCTCGAAGATCAGCCCCAGCGGGTCCACGCCCCCGCACGCCGTCTCGGAGAGCCCGCCGTAGACGTAGGCCGTCGCTCCACGCGGCATGGCGTTGAGCACTATGCCCGTTAGGTCCCCCGCTACGGCTTCGAACGCAGCAGTTGCCTTGAGCCGGGCGCATAGGGACGTCAGCTGCGCTACGAAGTCCGGGCCCGACGAATTGAGTACGTGCTCGGCGCCCTCCTTTCGGAGCAGCTCTACCTGGGCGTCGCGGCGGACCACCGAGATCAGCGGATACCCCGCCTCTTTTGCCAAGCGGACGATCATCCTCCCTACCTGGCTCGCCCCGGCGGTCTGCACCGCCGCGGCGTGGCCCTCCTTGCGTGCCGTAGCGAGCAGCCCGACCGCGGTCAGCGGGTTGATGATCAGCGTGGCGCCCTGCTCCAGGGTGAGCCCCTGCTTGAGGGGAATGCACTCCGCGGCGTTGGCGACCATATACTGGGCCCAGGCGCCGTCACGGTCGTCCTGGTTGCCGCACGCCACACGCTTGCCTTGCAGCCACCAAGCAAGCAGCCCCCCGCCGCTGGCGACCACGGTCCCGGAACCCTCCCAGCCGGGCACGGTTGGCAGCGTCTTGCTGGTCCCGTACTTGCCCTGCAAGAAGAGCAGGTCCGACGGGTTGCAGGGGGAGGCGTCCATCTTCACCAGCACTTGGCCGTGGGCCGGCTTGGAGGTGGCTCGCTGGACCACCTTTAGCGAGCGGACCGCTTCGAGCACATCCTCGTGGTGGGCTTCCAGCAGGAGGGCCTGCATCTGAGTGGGGATCGGGTGGCTCATGTGCTGCCTCGGGTTGCTCAGGTTGGCGCCGCCCCTCGTTGAGGCCGATAGGATGACTGGGCTTGGCTGTGCATACCCTACCAGAAGGGTGACCCCACGGACCGAACAGCACAGTACCTGTCCCGCAGCGCGTCAGGCCGCGGGCCGCTGTCCACGAATGCTGTGCCTAGGACGCGCAGGAAGTAGGGCCGACCGTATGCTCCCACCCAGACCACGACCGCCCGCCTCAGGCTAGCGGAGGGGGGCCATGGAACGTGCGTCGTTGCGTCGCATCGCTCCACACGCGAGCCAGCGGCACGGCTCTGGCAGGTTGGGCCCTTTGCAGCCGGTCGACGCTATGCGTCTGTGGGCTGGATTGGGCCCCTTGGGCCCGGGGGTCGCTGCCTCTGCCAGACCTGCGGCGCTGAGCAGCCCCGGGCGAGCGTGGGCAACCGCCATCGCCTTGAGCCCATCCTTGGGCGAGACGAGCGGTCGGTGCGGCGATGAATGGCCCCCGCCGTCCCCTCCTCGGTGCGTCGGCGCAACTACGGAGGTCTCCAGCACCGCTGCGGCTTATGGTCGGAAGCACCCCCCAACCGGATGGTCCGACTCCGGCCACCTGACGGGAGCCGGAACTGAGGGAGGTGATGTCCACCGCTGCGACTTGGCTGAGCCTCCACGCCGTTTCTGCATAAGCAGCGGCCCGGTCGGATCGTCAGGCGGGAAAGCTTGCGGACGACTGGCGTTACGGCGACAATGAGCGTGCCTGCTTATTGGGTTAGGCAGAATTGTTTCTGTACATTTATTGTTATGCATCTAAGCCAGAGATTACACCAATGGCAAAATGGCAATACATGACGCTGATCTACGGCGCTAACTCCATCAAGCACGGCCGTCGCTGGGCGATCGTTGCCACCGACGCAACATCTGAATGCAAACAGGTTGGCCAAGCCGAAAAAGGGCGCTTTTTTGGCCAGATCTGGCAGGCGATGAGACTACTCGAAACGGCGATTGAAGAACTAGACGCCGGTGGCTGGGAACTTGTATCAACGTCCTTCTCAGGCACATTTGGCTTTTACGGTACGGCAGTTTTGCGCCGACCAAGAACGGAAGTCGCGACGAACGCTAAGTCGCAGGGATGATTTCGTAATCGTGGACGGCCCAAAGAAGCTTGACTGCGAAATGCCCCTCGCCCTATGTATGGCCTTGCGTTTGTCGCCTGTTGCTTTTGGCTATCCCGAACTGTTGTGGCGTCGATCGACCTATGTACAATCCGATACCGCAACGCGGATCCCGCATCGGCACACGAAGAAAATGCATAACAAATCGGTGAACCGGAGTTGGCTCGTCTTTCGGTTTTTCAACGTCGTTTCCTTCGTTTAAAATCTCCGGTGTGCCAACATTGACTCCGTTGGTCCACCAACCCGGTTTCCTCAGACGTTAGACCACCTTGGCAAAGAGCTACTTACAAGACGACTTTCTTCGGGTTTTTGCGGCAGGCCACAAAGTCGCCGCCAAGCGTCTCTTGAGAAGACTCGCTGAAGCAGGACTGCCATCGGAGATTCAAAGTCAGGCCGAAGCGATCGTCCACGACGAACTTCGAGGACTTTATCACGGTAGTCTCGTCGTCTTCGATGGTGGCAGTAGTTTGGCCGACGAAGGATTGATCAAGATCGTGGACGATGAGGGAGTACCCTTCATCAGCTACTTGCACGAAATCTGTTTACCAGCCTACGACGAAGTGGTCTAACCACCGGCTGCAGTTGACCGGCTGCGCCCGCGATATGATGTTGTTGTCGGTTTGGAGCCTGCTCTCCGCGGGCGGCCGGCAGCTGAGCCTTTTACGTTAGCCAATCAGACATTTGAGTGCCGCCGAACTAGCAATCCTGAATCGCGTAAACGCCGACAACTGGGCGGCGTTGTACCGTTGCCGGTGGTCACAACCCGATGCCCAGGAACTGGTTCCGCAGTTGCAAAAGTTGCTCGAAAGCGAGGACCCTCTGATAACGAACGAGTGTCCTGCCTCAGTCGGAACTGGACATCCTCTGCGTAGTGGTTAGCGTAACACTAACCGCAGGAGGATTCTATGAAAGGGGTGACAACGGGTTCAGGCAAGCGAGAGCGGCGTCACTTCACCGGCGCCCAGAAGGGGGCGATCGTCAAGGCGCACTTGGTAGACGGGGTGGCGATCTCGGAGCTTTGCGACAAGCACGGCATCCAGCCGACGCAGTTCTACCTCTGGCAGAAGCAGCTGTTCGAGAACTGTGGCGTGGCGTTCGAGCGTAAGGCCAAGCCGGGCCGCAAGTCGCCCGAGCAGCAGAAGATCGAGCAGCTGCGGGCCAAGCTAATCGACAAGAACGAGGTGATCGCGGAGCTGATGGAGGAGAACGTCAAGGCAAAAAAAGCCAATGGGGAACTCTGACAGGGAAGTGGGTTCCCCACGACACACGCGACGAGGTGGTCGATTACGTCCGGAAGTGGAGCACGCGCACCGAGCTCCCCGCGACGAAGTTGGTCCGCTGGATCGGGCTGGGCACGAGCAAGTTCTACGACTGGAGGCAGCGTTACGGCAAGGCGAACGAGCACAACGCGCTCGTGCCGCGCGACCACTGGCTCCAGGCGTGGGAGAAGGACGCGATCCTGGCCTTCCACGCCGAGCACCCGCTGGAAGGGTACCGCCGCTTGACCTACCTGATGATGGACCAAGACGTGGTGGCGGTGAGCCCGGCGACGGTCTACCGCGTGCTCAAGGCGCACGGCTGCTTCGAACGGTGGAACCGGCCCGCGAGCGGCAAGGGGACGGGATTCCAGCAGCCTTTAGCGCCCCACGAGCACTGGCACTGCGACATCAGCTACGTGAACATCTGCGGGACGTTCTACTACCTGATCAGCGTGCTCGACGGCGCCAGCCGCTTCCTGGTGCATTGGGAGCTGCGGGAGAGCATGACCGAGGCCGACGTCGAGCTCACGCTGCTGCGTGCCAGAGAGGCGTTCCCCGCGGCGAAGCCGCGGGTCATCACCGACAACGGGCCGCAGTTCGTCGCCAAGGACTTCAAGGAGTTCATCCGCATCAGCGGCATGACGCACGTGAGAACCTCGCCGTACTATCCTCAGAGTAACGGGAAGATCGAGCGTTGGCACGGGACTCTCAAGCAGGACTGCATCCGGCCGAACGTTCCGCTGTCGCTGGAAGAAGCCCGCGAGCTTGTTGGGCGCTTCGTCGATGAGTACAACGGCGAACGGCTGCACAGCGCCTTGGGCTACGTCACGCCGGCCGACCAGCTGGCGGGCCGCGCCAAAGCGATCTTCGCCGAGCGCGACCGCAAGCTCGAAGCGGCGCGCGAACGTCGCGCCCGCAGCCGACAGGCGCAGCGGAAAGAGTCCGCCGCATGAAGAAAGAACAGGAGGAGAGGCTAGCCGGGAGGTCCAGGAGGATGGCAATGAATGCCTCCTGGTCTGCGTGAACGCAAAGAAAAATGCCGGCGCTAGCCGCCCGTCAATCTTACTTCTATCGCTAACACGTTACGCTCGGGATTCCAGTTCACGGTGAACCAGGACACGAGGCCTTGCGTGCCCTGTTGCGCATCGGAACGCCGGCTGTATCCGCTGCTCCTGAAGTCGCAATGCTTACTCGTTCTCAGAACCCGATGACAAAACATTTGGCTGTGCTGACGCTTGGGCCAATTGCACATAACGTCCCATCCCTCTGCGTTGAACCACTCGCATTGGCGTTGGTTGACCCGTTG from Pirellulimonas nuda includes:
- a CDS encoding zinc-binding dehydrogenase, producing MSHPIPTQMQALLLEAHHEDVLEAVRSLKVVQRATSKPAHGQVLVKMDASPCNPSDLLFLQGKYGTSKTLPTVPGWEGSGTVVASGGGLLAWWLQGKRVACGNQDDRDGAWAQYMVANAAECIPLKQGLTLEQGATLIINPLTAVGLLATARKEGHAAAVQTAGASQVGRMIVRLAKEAGYPLISVVRRDAQVELLRKEGAEHVLNSSGPDFVAQLTSLCARLKATAAFEAVAGDLTGIVLNAMPRGATAYVYGGLSETACGGVDPLGLIFEDKQLRGFFLGAWLKQQGALGILRAAGRVQKLIIEGRIGTQVQRRVGLDGAVEGLEHYVQNMTDGKVLITPNGSSVDWG
- a CDS encoding transposase is translated as MKGVTTGSGKRERRHFTGAQKGAIVKAHLVDGVAISELCDKHGIQPTQFYLWQKQLFENCGVAFERKAKPGRKSPEQQKIEQLRAKLIDKNEVIAELMEENVKAKKANGEL
- a CDS encoding IS3 family transposase is translated as MVDYVRKWSTRTELPATKLVRWIGLGTSKFYDWRQRYGKANEHNALVPRDHWLQAWEKDAILAFHAEHPLEGYRRLTYLMMDQDVVAVSPATVYRVLKAHGCFERWNRPASGKGTGFQQPLAPHEHWHCDISYVNICGTFYYLISVLDGASRFLVHWELRESMTEADVELTLLRAREAFPAAKPRVITDNGPQFVAKDFKEFIRISGMTHVRTSPYYPQSNGKIERWHGTLKQDCIRPNVPLSLEEARELVGRFVDEYNGERLHSALGYVTPADQLAGRAKAIFAERDRKLEAARERRARSRQAQRKESAA